Below is a window of Pochonia chlamydosporia 170 chromosome 7, whole genome shotgun sequence DNA.
CTGTTGCATATTTTCCGATGCTTTGATGCATGCTGCAATGAGCTTTTTCCGTATCTTCTCATTGGGATCGTGGCGCAAAACCGCAAGTCCCTTAGATGCATCGTACTTGTTGTGCCACAGGGGGTATTTCTTTCCAAAGGAGCTGCTCTCGTGGGACTCCATCGTAGGGTTGTTGGACACTTCGCCTAGGTTTAAGACCGACTCTGTGTCATTGGCTATAAACCATTCCACGAACTGGTCCTTCTGCTGCTGGACTGCCGCTGGAAGCAGATCGACCTTGCGAGAGCAACTTTGCTTTTTCCAAGCCTTTTGAACCGAATCCCTTATCCAAAGATCCAAGCGGTCTAATTTGATCAACGCATAAGCCTGAGAGGCATCAAAAATGTCAGGGCGGTGCTCCAAGATGTCATCCACCGCCCAACTTCTGTTGTTCTCGAGTGATAACCTCAGCAGTAGCTCTGCTTCATCTCTTTTCGTTGTCACCAAAGACTTCAGCCCCTCTTTGCATTCTGTTTCAGTCCACCACACCTGCTTGTCCGATACGATTAACCATTTAGCCGTTTCGAAGCTGCATTTCCTGCCGATGCCCTGTCTTTCCAACAGGTCTGTCGAAAGCCCTATAGACGCATTTCGCCGAATGTCAAACATATGTTTCGCACTGATGGTCCCTGCCGGCGCCAGTGATACTATTTTGTGTACCACTGAATAGTTCCGTCTCTCCATTGCATATTCGATTGCATTCGGATCCCCCGCAAGTCCCGGGTCGAATGCAAGTAGCAGACTTATAATTTCCAACACTCGATATTTGTCCGCGTTGTCCTCGAGCTGAGACAAGTGGTAAGCTTTTGTGGCTTGACCAAGCACATCAAGCTTATCTCTTTGGAGAGAGTCACAGACGAGGCTTTTCATATTGGACGCAGCATCGAAATGGTTGAAGAGAAATGTAAGGACTGGGTCCATAACACTATGGATCAAGTGGATGACAGGGGCCCAGGTTGCTTGTTCGAATTCGTGCTTGAAGTACTCCTGGTGATCCGGGAACTTGCATTCCCATGGAATCACTCCTGGCTGGCCAAGACCGTTTGCGTGAGCAGACACCCCTTCGCGAGTTATGGCCTTCTCATTCGCGATGAACGCCAAGATGGGCTTTATTTTGAGCAGCCGCTCACCCAGCGCCATCCTTGCATTGTACTGATGGTTGCCTTCTTCCATCCTCGATTTGCAAGtatgcagcagcaaacaccacctgACACAGTCATCGATTTCGTACTGCGTTTCCTCGTTGCACAAGAACGCTAACAAGTCTCTGTCGTTGTTCTCATCGAGCTCCTTCCGCTCACTGATCAGATCTCTCAACTTTTGATATAGACAATTCACTCGAGAAGCGAATATACGGTTTCGTTCGTTTGTGCTCGCCTGTGGCTCTGACCGCAGCCACTCGGACGCTATCGACTTCAGTTTGTCATTGAAACAGCTTCCACCCTCCCTCGGTGGACCGGAGGTCTCGTGTAGTTGTGATTCAGAGCCCATCCCGGGTGTCGCTACTCATATGAATAGTTGAATGAATACTCAAGTATCCGTCGTAATGGCTCTCTGGTGGAGCTGGCGGATCAATTTGAGCTCAAAGTTGCAGCAAATGTACAGAGTACAACAACAAGGAAGTAAGGTCTTGAGACATTCCAGCAAAAAGACATAAAGAGAATTGGAATCACACTCCTTACTGCACGGGGAGCATCCCGATTCCCGACCCAAATCAACCACGCCAACCAACAGCGCCACAGGCGTCACCTCCCGCTTGTGTAATGCTCAGCTGTAGAGTCTCGGAAATGAGACTCTCAAATGGCCTGGTCCACTCTGGCTCGTACAAGAAGGCCTCACCCGCTGCAACCAGTGCGAAGTATATGGGGGGGTCGGTCTGGTGCATCCCATCCCAGCAGGCGCTTGTACTCTGCACCCCATCAATCGAAGTTGACTGTGCTGTCACTCGCTCAAGTTTCACAGAAGCAATTGATTCACCTATGGCTCTAGGCTATGAACACAGCAGTCTGCAAGTGACAATTTGGTTACATCCGCCTGCTTTGGCCGCACACGTATAGGTACGGTTGGTCATAATCAGAAGCAACCACACAGTACATAGGTACtttccatctccatctgcaaCCTTGTCGTAGAAACTTCTCACCCGTAGCTCGCAATGCCCATTCGATTTTACCTTGTTTCTCCAAGCTTGATAGCCGTCTCGTTTTTGTCGTCCGCCGGGTCATCCGTCTCCCAATGGATAACCAAGCCAAAAGGGCCTTGCTCCGTCCTTGTTACAAGACCAAACAAGTTTTCCCTGTCAACTGTAGGGAAAATACTGGCTCCTTCGTACCTGATTCGGGGCTGCTCAAAATCCGGTTGAACCAGGTAAGGCTTCGTCACTCCCGGTCCTATACCAAAAAAGTCAAGGGTATCGTTCTTAAGATCGTACAAGGTGCCGCCATTTATCTGGATCTTGGATTCGACAATGTAAGGCTCCTCAAGTGTGGCCCGACTGAGAAGCACTGCTGTGTAGATGGTTggcacaacaccatcctTCTGTTTTTCGTTCTGCTGCATGCACCACTGGACCCCACCTCTCTTACCAGCCTTGTTCATCGTGGCAGCGGCAAAGGCCCGGGCAAAGTACTTGCGTTCAAAGGAGATCTCCTTGACCTTTGTCCGGCTTGTGCCTACTTCGGCGCCATCTCCTTTGAACCCCGCGTGGATGTCTGTCGTGGTCGTTTGCTTCTCATTAACgtttgtctggttggtcttTTCCAACTCGCGAAAAGGAGCCCAGGCCACAACCCCAGGTCCGGGTTTGTCACTCCTCTCCAAGCGCTCAAACTTTAATCTTGATTTGACGCTTCTCACACAGCGTTTGGGCCTGGTGCAGGTGACTGTCAGCTTGAACACCATGAGTGTCATTGCCTCTCTCGGAGTGTTTTCAGTAACTGCCTCAGCACCGCAGCTCCAACCGTCTACTTGAAGGATGCGCTCGAACGAGATGCTGAagccgccatcatcttcccGGTCATAAATCAGGCCACCGTTGTCTTTGGAAGAATATTGAGTCTTCAATTCTCCCCGACTGTCATTAGGATTCAGAATGCGACAGCATGGCACTGGCTCGGGGTGCTCAAAATCGAGGTAATCACTGTCCATGACTAGGGCGAATTGAGCTGCTTTCTGGCGAGATTCAGGGATAGAAGACAGAGTATGGAAATAGATTGGAATGGTTTACCATCGCATTTTGGCAAATTCGACACGACGCATCCCTTTATAGCCGTGGCATACCACTGAGCTGACTAGCCATGGGCTGCCAGCGGCCTAACTTGACTTGGATGCCAACTTGGTTATGCAACTCGTGACAGTTCTAACAGGCTGCCGCGTGATGAAAGGAGTATACCCTCTTCAAAGTACGGCGTACGTCCATCATGACTTTGCTGCTACTATGTTGCGGCAAGCCGTGATGGGTTGTAAGGCAGGTGccaatgttggctttgtgCAACCGAACAACTCGTAAACGCAATGCAGCGTGTGTATCCAGAGACAATATATGCATTCGAGACTTATGGGCCAGTCAAAATTTGCTCACGGCCAGTTGCTTCATCGCAATCTGTACTCGGTGTACTCGGTACTGTGTACTCCGTGCGGAGCACTGCGCATATGGAGATGCAAAAGCGGAAAATTCGATGTTGTGACACGCGGACAAGTATTTCTATCCTGTCAATTCAGCCTTGGGGGCTGAGGAACGTGAGCAGTCAATCCTCATTTTGCCTTGTCCAACGTCAGGCAGCCAGCGCCTTGATACCCGTCCCCTCGTGTGCGTCAACAACAGACTCTGTTAGGTGTTGTGTAGCCTGTGTGAGGGCACGATCTCGCCTCCACGGAGTTGCCCAGCTCGAAAGATGGTATGAGTAAGGAGTATGGGAGGATCCAGTTGTcaatgtcgtcgtcaaaCTAAGGTTTCCTTTTGGGGTTAAATTGGTTCGGATGGCCCACATTGCCATCGGACAAATTATGCGACTTGCCGACAGTCACTGGGTCTTAAGTTCTTGATTGGCGCGACATGGCGGCAGTAGCCGTAATAGTTAGGCTTCCATGATATCTGGTCAAATTAACAACAAATAATAAATAGACTTACTCGTAGATATGCAGTGCAAATTAACAGTACCGTGCCTCATTTAGAGCCACGTCTTGAAGAAGTCATTCAACTTATTCTCAGATTCTGACTTAGAAGTGCTATCCAGTCAATACCCTCCACAGGACGTTTCTTTTTGTGAGCGACCGCCGAATCTACACTTCTGCACCCTTCAAACACCCTGCCGGCTGCTCAATCCCAAAGCCTTATGACTTGTCGCTTCAAATTGTTTGCTTGTACGCTGCGTTCAAACACTTATCGTAGACGATATCAGGCTGCTATGGTCTTTGGTTAACTAATTCACATTATCTCTGGTTGCCATCAATCCTAAGGGTGCATTTCCAGATCCTCTTACAGCTGTGTTCATAAATAAGACTAAAACCTGTGTATTTACTCTCGAACTTGTATGCTAATGGATGTAAACAGCTAACCGGTCAGCTATGAGGGCcacggcggaggcggaggcgggCTAATCTgaagtggtgatgaaggcCCGCGTGGGACACAAACGGTTGTCCTGTTTATAGCAACAGAGTATTTTAGAAATGGCGTTAATGCTAATTAGAATATTGCAGCAATCTATCTCCTCCTTGTGTTACCCTTCCAAACAAATTGGTTCACCCGCGATGCGTTCCAGTCTAAGATGATCGCCCAGTATTCAGCTTGATAAAATGGAACACGTCACTGGTAGCATAGTAGAAAGTGGTTAAACTTCCTAGATGCAACACAATTAAACGCTGACCAGCCACTTCAAATCGAATTAGGTAGCTATTATCATTCAAAGTGCGATATTCTTATAGCCATAGGTACATGCCGCTGTTTGGGGGGCTCACATGGTCGCACTTCACACATTCACTGCTTCCTTCAGGAGACTATTTCATAGCTTCCATCAGAAAACACATTCACAAGCCCCAGAGTCATCAGGAGAACCCGGGATTATTCTTTCGTATCATTTGCTACATTCCCTCGAGTCACGACACATAAACTTTTCGTCCGTTTCTCCCTTGCCAATCTCCATACCAACCATAGGTAGTCACCACCATGGGCGTTGATGCAGGCTTTGACATGGTCCCTACCTTGTCCAAGGGGGTCGTGGACAGGCACAACTGGGACAGATTCATCGAATTCATCAAGACACACTACGAAGACGATGAAAACGTTGAGATCAAACCAAACTATATCCTATTCAAAGCAGGCGAACACCCGAAGCTGCCTTTTGAAGGCTACAAACTCCTTCGCTTCAGCTCCAAGGTTTCAGGTCGCATCGCCACGACCACGGGGGTAGAGAGCTACCTCAAGCAGGTTGCCCGAGTTGCTCGGCTACACTTTGGCTCTCGTGTGAAGTACTGGGATGAATGCCTAGATCGGCAGGGTCACTATGGTTGGCAAGAAGTTCACGAGTCACACCGATCATATGAGCAGGTAAGTTCTCCGGCAAAAGATACGTTGAAACGTATTTAACCATAACGGTAACTAGCGGGATGCACCCGAATCTCACAGCACCATCGCACATTTCGTCACTGGAACTGATCGGATAAGACACATTGGCATTCCGCTGTACGAAGTTGTAGATGTGGCTGGAAAGGGGAAAGGTCTGATCGCTCGTTTTAATATCACTAAAGGTACTTCCTTATACTACGTGGAGACTCACCTTAGGAACACGATTAGGAAGTTGAGAATCGAGGCACTCAAATGTAGTGCGAAGGCATGTTTGCGTGAATGGAGGCTACAAGCCACTGAGGGTTTGCCATGAAGACAATGAGGCGTAAGGCGCGCGAACAAGCAAAGCCATTTATATGAAGTGTGAGGCACACGTGTACGCAGATCGCGAGATGCATAAACGTGACAGGCGTAGGATGCAACTCTCAATGCACGCCGCCTCGGAACATGGCATCCATGCATCAAGGTATGATAGGATGGTGTTTTTCACATTGCAATGAGGTTTCTCTCAGCACAGTGGCCCAGTTCATCTGATATAATGCAACTCGACGCCTCGCAGCGCATCACAATTCGTCATATCATACAAGCCACCATTAAGGTTCATCCCAACGCCTCATAATCTGAACCCGACAACCCGGGCATAAATCGTCTGGTAAGGCAGTtcgtcaacaacaaactCGGGACAAGGTTTGTGCTTGTTCAATCCCATTGTGCCATGTTCATGAGCCAATAGCCAGCCAATAGCCGGCCTGGAAAAGCGAATGAATGGATGGAGGGGCATTGAATCTGAAACGGCCACAAGGCAAgcgctgctcttctttggctgtgcACTGTCCCGAATCCTGACATTGTGCCAAGGTGGGGCAACATCGTTGTCATGGCAACAACGCGACGTTGAGTCTCTCCCCAGCACTAAACTGTGGAGCATCGCCGCATCACCAATCGAGGGCAGTCAACTTGGCTTTCTCTTTCGCATCCTGTCTCACCCTCTTCTTGTTTCGCGGACGACAAGTAGGGACGGGAATTCTTGCTTCCTACCGCCAGTTGGACGCATCGCCAGCGCCCGCGATAGCACGTATATTATGCTCTTACGCCGACCTCACAGTATAGGATTACGACACGACAGGACGATAACGGCAATAAACATCACATAGCATCGCCAAGTAAACACGGATCGCAGAAGGAACTATAGACAGCCCACGGACTGGCTGACTGCACACAAGAGCGCCACTTTGCTTTGGAGATCTGAACGCACATACCAGTCAAAACAATCAACATCTACATTCCCACTTTTGCGTCATATAGACCCCGGGGTCGCCTCGCCCAGCTTCATTGCGGTTTTGTGGTGACACTGCGAGAACTATGGACACCAGCTATCTGGCCCAACaggtcaacagcagcattgCGCAGCTGCATGGCCTGTTTGACGAGATTGGCGTTCCTAACCATGAGCGCGAGGCTCGTGAATCAGAGGTAATTCTCGCAGATTTTGAATTTATTATGCCTGTTCACCTTGGCGTCATGGCTGACCGATTCACAGCTCTTCGCGGCTCTGTCCGAAGCACTCAATAGCCAAGTGCGCTTAGTGACGacagagaagaaggacatgaTTGATGAGGCAAAGAAGATTATCACAACGATACGCCAAATGGAGACATCGCTAGACGATTCCAAGCCTCGACGGGGGGAGTaccaagaagacgaggaatTCAAAATCACT
It encodes the following:
- a CDS encoding subtilase family domain-containing protein, with the translated sequence MGSESQLHETSGPPREGGSCFNDKLKSIASEWLRSEPQASTNERNRIFASRVNCLYQKLRDLISERKELDENNDRDLLAFLCNEETQYEIDDCVRWCLLLHTCKSRMEEGNHQYNARMALGERLLKIKPILAFIANEKAITREGVSAHANGLGQPGVIPWECKFPDHQEYFKHEFEQATWAPVIHLIHSVMDPVLTFLFNHFDAASNMKSLVCDSLQRDKLDVLGQATKAYHLSQLEDNADKYRVLEIISLLLAFDPGLAGDPNAIEYAMERRNYSVVHKIVSLAPAGTISAKHMFDIRRNASIGLSTDLLERQGIGRKCSFETAKWLIVSDKQVWWTETECKEGLKSLVTTKRDEAELLLRLSLENNRSWAVDDILEHRPDIFDASQAYALIKLDRLDLWIRDSVQKAWKKQSCSRKVDLLPAAVQQQKDQFVEWFIANDTESVLNLGEVSNNPTMESHESSSFGKKYPLWHNKYDASKGLAVLRHDPNEKIRKKLIAACIKASENMQQLVEILKSSGQSVAQLCFDLSLFDSGAFAFDNFVQSMIRCRTLDDRTSFEPTIRYADIPNLDPHREDRRVGVGIEYREIFDVFDWLRNTHKVEEIVKVRVLDRMCNPHDEAKIGEYVDMFHVAILDWRCLDLSLSVFSERTKESLRELHLYSSGKRAVLSHWLNEGNITSLKSLEVLRIYIIEDFLNKKRGEAIKAFIKALTKSLYESQPELRGKIEVKYRPWDMQQVSADSSLERIAQKAVPKLWPFIKGYSDHVQSKLLVADARLRKSKVAILDSGIMHVAPMSEPGTQQENSGNYITGKQGESMWSLWPRAIYWAIENEVDIISMSFALYEPDRKLQRAIQKADAAGIVMICSIHDEGYNIQHAYPASYEETITIAAAEKYGAPTIQTPKDMYQFRIHATNIPAGIVPYIQSDSTISGSSVATAIASGLASLILCCHGMCSKDPSDGTDKWRKNIVKWHFESLQEDKNDKYIQLDKFCNLREVQNGGLLNISAMIKNTFEVDGRR